One Nocardioides oleivorans DNA segment encodes these proteins:
- a CDS encoding alpha/beta hydrolase family protein: protein MSRLVALAGVALAGTLLSPAPSYADPGPGGGPSPTACPASVADVADCWTGQDANGAFYAIAVPHEWNGDLVVHSHGGPDLDDPTDASRSLDDLDRWSVMAREGYAWVGSAYRRGGFGTRMAVADTESARLAFEAAFGAPGRTFAHGQSWGGDVAAKLVEVHPTTYDGVLLTNGVLAGASRGYDYRVDLRVVYQYYCSNHPRPSEPQYPLWQGLRADSTMTSTGLRARLQECTGIESAPADRTPLQQRNLDDILAVTKVPERTLSSHLSFATFTFRDIVHDRLGGRNPFSNLGVRYSGSHDDRALNRGVERFVADPGARRDLMWDSDLTGAVSIPTLDLHAIDDPTAFVEHESAYRATRAGAGTADDLVQVFTAESEHSSLSNSGYAAAMHALDTWVATGEKPTPASVAASCPAYDAVYASGCFLDPAFTPSSYDSRVNARPLGRHWPTTPAWLERVWSHVPGIGIAPWARRLRSTSGSPGGAASWSPRRRWRTPSRHRRASG, encoded by the coding sequence ATGTCCCGTCTCGTCGCCCTCGCGGGGGTCGCCCTCGCCGGCACCCTGCTGTCACCCGCACCGTCGTACGCCGACCCGGGACCGGGCGGGGGTCCGTCGCCGACCGCCTGCCCCGCCTCGGTGGCCGACGTCGCCGACTGCTGGACCGGGCAGGACGCCAACGGCGCGTTCTACGCGATCGCGGTGCCGCACGAGTGGAACGGCGACCTCGTCGTCCACTCGCACGGCGGCCCGGACCTCGACGATCCGACAGACGCGAGCCGCAGCCTCGACGACCTCGACCGCTGGTCGGTGATGGCGCGCGAGGGCTACGCGTGGGTCGGGTCGGCCTACCGCCGCGGTGGGTTCGGCACCCGGATGGCGGTCGCCGACACCGAGAGCGCCCGGCTCGCCTTCGAGGCGGCCTTCGGTGCGCCGGGGCGCACCTTCGCGCACGGCCAGTCGTGGGGCGGCGACGTCGCGGCGAAGCTCGTCGAGGTGCACCCGACGACGTACGACGGCGTGCTGCTGACCAACGGCGTGCTCGCCGGGGCGTCGCGCGGCTACGACTACCGCGTCGACCTGCGGGTGGTCTACCAGTACTACTGCAGCAACCACCCACGGCCGAGCGAGCCGCAGTACCCGCTCTGGCAGGGGCTGCGCGCCGACTCGACGATGACCTCGACCGGTCTGCGCGCCCGACTGCAGGAGTGCACCGGCATCGAGTCCGCGCCCGCGGATCGCACGCCGCTCCAGCAGCGCAACCTCGACGACATCCTCGCGGTGACGAAGGTCCCCGAGCGGACGCTGTCGTCGCACCTGAGCTTCGCGACCTTCACCTTCCGCGACATCGTGCACGACAGGCTGGGTGGACGGAACCCGTTCTCCAACCTCGGCGTGCGCTACTCCGGCAGCCACGACGACCGGGCGCTCAACCGCGGCGTCGAGAGGTTCGTCGCCGACCCGGGGGCCCGTCGCGACCTCATGTGGGACAGCGACCTGACCGGTGCGGTCTCGATCCCGACGCTCGACCTGCACGCGATCGACGACCCGACCGCGTTCGTCGAGCACGAGTCGGCCTACCGCGCGACCCGTGCCGGTGCCGGGACGGCGGACGACCTGGTCCAGGTCTTCACCGCCGAGTCCGAGCACAGCTCGCTCAGCAACAGCGGGTACGCCGCCGCGATGCACGCGCTCGACACGTGGGTCGCCACCGGCGAGAAGCCGACGCCCGCCTCGGTCGCGGCCTCCTGTCCGGCGTACGACGCCGTCTACGCCAGCGGCTGCTTCCTCGACCCGGCCTTCACGCCGTCGTCGTACGACTCCCGGGTCAACGCCCGACCGCTCGGTCGCCACTGGCCCACGACGCCCGCCTGGCTGGAGCGGGTCTGGTCGCACGTCCCGGGGATCGGCATCGCCCCCTGGGCCCGGCGGCTCAGATCGACGAGCGGAAGCCCCGGAGGCGCAGCGAGTTGGTCACCACGAAGACGCTGGAGAACGCCATCGCGGCACCGGCGAGCATCGGGTTGA
- a CDS encoding SDR family oxidoreductase: MKVFVTGASGWIGSAVVPELLAVGHDVIGLVRSDEAAAAVAAAGAEPRRGSLDDLASLRAGAERADAVIHLANKHDWSDLAASNRAERAAVETLLDVLAGSDRPFALASGTAFAPGRLVTEDDANLAAGREAPRGGTEALALEAVDRGVRSIALRFAPTVHGAGGEHGFIPQIVEAARRNGAAGYVGDGSNRWSAVHRVDAASLVAKAIGTAPAGSRLHVVGEEGLTTRDVATAIGKALGVPTVSVDPADAQAHFGWIAGFWALDIPASNALTRERFDWTPTHPTLLEDIASGAYTE; encoded by the coding sequence ATGAAGGTCTTCGTCACCGGCGCATCCGGCTGGATCGGCTCGGCCGTCGTGCCCGAGCTCCTGGCCGTGGGCCACGACGTCATCGGCCTCGTCCGCTCCGACGAGGCGGCCGCCGCGGTCGCCGCCGCGGGCGCCGAGCCCCGGCGCGGGTCGCTCGACGACCTCGCATCCCTGCGCGCGGGCGCCGAGCGGGCCGATGCCGTCATCCACCTCGCCAACAAGCACGACTGGTCCGACCTGGCCGCGTCCAACCGTGCGGAGCGCGCCGCCGTCGAGACGCTGCTCGACGTGCTCGCCGGATCCGACAGGCCGTTCGCCCTCGCCTCGGGTACGGCGTTCGCCCCGGGCCGGCTCGTCACCGAGGACGACGCCAACCTGGCCGCCGGGCGCGAGGCGCCGCGCGGCGGCACCGAGGCGCTCGCGCTCGAGGCCGTCGACCGCGGCGTGCGCAGCATCGCTCTGCGCTTCGCCCCGACCGTGCACGGCGCCGGCGGCGAGCACGGCTTCATCCCGCAGATCGTCGAGGCGGCCCGCCGCAACGGCGCCGCGGGCTATGTCGGCGACGGCTCGAACCGCTGGTCGGCCGTCCATCGCGTCGACGCAGCGTCGCTCGTCGCGAAGGCGATCGGCACCGCGCCCGCCGGCTCCCGACTCCACGTCGTCGGCGAGGAGGGCCTGACCACCCGCGACGTGGCGACGGCCATCGGCAAGGCGCTCGGCGTACCGACCGTCTCGGTCGACCCGGCCGACGCCCAGGCCCACTTCGGCTGGATCGCGGGCTTCTGGGCCCTGGACATCCCCGCGTCGAACGCCCTCACCCGCGAGCGCTTCGACTGGACGCCCACCCACCCGACGCTCCTGGAGGACATCGCCTCCGGCGCCTACACGGAGTGA
- a CDS encoding TetR/AcrR family transcriptional regulator, with protein sequence MARWEPGARERLQLAALDLFVEQGFESTTVAEIAGRADLTERTFYRHFADKREVLFDGQDVLLHAFVDAVAAAPDDASPRELAEAAVAGSVAFFTDERRPWSRRRQQAIDTEDGLRERESLKMGALASAVAQALRDRGVADPSAELAADAAISVFRVSFGQWIAPGETRGIDEIQTALFAAQRALA encoded by the coding sequence ATGGCACGTTGGGAACCGGGCGCACGCGAGCGGCTGCAGCTCGCCGCGCTCGACCTCTTCGTGGAGCAGGGCTTCGAGTCCACGACGGTCGCCGAGATCGCGGGCCGCGCCGACCTGACCGAGCGCACCTTCTACCGCCACTTCGCCGACAAGCGCGAGGTGCTCTTCGACGGCCAGGACGTGCTGCTCCACGCCTTCGTCGACGCCGTTGCCGCGGCTCCCGACGACGCCAGCCCGCGCGAGCTCGCCGAGGCGGCGGTCGCCGGATCGGTCGCCTTCTTCACCGACGAGCGTCGACCGTGGTCGCGCCGACGCCAGCAGGCGATCGACACCGAGGACGGCCTGCGCGAGCGCGAGTCGCTCAAGATGGGCGCGCTCGCCTCCGCCGTTGCGCAGGCCCTGCGCGACCGGGGAGTCGCCGACCCTTCCGCGGAGCTGGCCGCCGACGCCGCGATCTCGGTCTTCCGGGTCTCCTTCGGGCAGTGGATCGCCCCCGGGGAGACCCGCGGGATCGACGAGATCCAGACCGCGCTCTTCGCCGCGCAGCGCGCGCTGGCCTGA
- a CDS encoding EcsC family protein: MGIKDLVTGGKKDKRSALEAAEDPRPDPGAVDKLVDLLVDVGIKGRGPLSPVTAVADQALAKAGGDREKAVAALARRHTLTGGVGGFVTGLGGFVTMPVSLPVNVAEFYLQAVRLVGAIATLRGYDVSEPRVRTAILLTLVGSDADEVLKKTGMSSASGAVTSYALKGLPPAALMVVNKAVGFRLLRGVSEKVLARFGRGIPVAGGVIGGGVDGWMMKKIADHAMEEFPQA, from the coding sequence ATGGGCATCAAGGACCTCGTGACCGGGGGCAAGAAGGACAAGCGATCGGCACTCGAGGCGGCCGAGGACCCGCGGCCCGACCCGGGCGCCGTGGACAAGCTCGTCGACCTGCTCGTCGACGTCGGCATCAAGGGCCGCGGCCCGCTGTCCCCCGTGACCGCGGTGGCCGACCAAGCCCTCGCCAAGGCAGGCGGCGACCGGGAGAAGGCGGTCGCTGCGCTGGCCCGCCGGCACACCCTCACCGGTGGCGTCGGCGGCTTCGTCACCGGCCTCGGCGGGTTCGTCACGATGCCCGTCTCGCTGCCGGTCAACGTCGCCGAGTTCTACCTCCAGGCCGTGCGGTTGGTGGGCGCCATCGCCACGCTGCGCGGGTACGACGTCAGCGAGCCGCGCGTCCGCACCGCGATCCTGCTGACCCTCGTGGGCTCCGACGCGGACGAGGTCCTCAAGAAGACCGGCATGTCGTCGGCCTCCGGCGCCGTGACGTCGTACGCCCTCAAGGGCCTGCCACCCGCCGCGCTCATGGTCGTCAACAAGGCCGTCGGCTTCCGGCTGCTGCGCGGGGTCAGCGAGAAGGTGCTGGCTCGCTTCGGCCGCGGCATCCCGGTCGCCGGTGGCGTCATCGGCGGCGGCGTCGACGGCTGGATGATGAAGAAGATCGCCGACCACGCGATGGAGGAGTTCCCACAGGCCTGA
- a CDS encoding collagen-like triple helix repeat-containing protein: MVTTAGVGLGVGGLSYAANSDSDAVIQACENIRTGALRLESKKLPCVTNGPKSRRERAVTWNEAGVAGTDGMPGPAGPAGPAGAAGSTGVAGAPGIAGPTGAQGDRGEAGPRGETGLPGEAGPRGATGPAGATGPTGATGATGASGALVTKTVSMYSDIYTIDDFSENRVDAYVGGWRVIAHCRHPQVGSPGADAEHLDYVEALFVGSAPAAPARPMVVSPTRDSREVDQNAPTTFLASGTDTRTMQAMWSDGSNPLTVVVSRVRASDKCWLTMTVSAGS, translated from the coding sequence GTGGTGACCACCGCGGGGGTCGGTCTGGGCGTGGGTGGGCTGTCCTACGCCGCCAACAGCGATTCCGACGCGGTGATCCAGGCGTGCGAGAACATCCGGACCGGTGCCCTGCGGCTGGAGTCGAAGAAGCTGCCCTGCGTGACCAACGGTCCGAAGTCGCGCCGGGAGCGGGCCGTGACGTGGAACGAGGCCGGTGTCGCGGGCACCGACGGGATGCCCGGACCGGCGGGGCCGGCTGGACCTGCCGGGGCTGCGGGATCCACCGGGGTCGCCGGCGCACCAGGGATCGCCGGTCCGACCGGGGCACAGGGGGATCGGGGCGAGGCTGGTCCTCGTGGTGAGACCGGTCTGCCCGGAGAGGCCGGCCCCAGGGGCGCGACCGGACCGGCGGGTGCGACCGGTCCGACGGGTGCCACTGGTGCGACCGGCGCGTCTGGGGCGCTCGTGACCAAGACGGTGTCGATGTACTCGGACATCTACACCATCGACGACTTCTCCGAGAACAGAGTCGATGCCTACGTCGGCGGCTGGAGGGTGATCGCTCACTGTCGGCACCCCCAGGTGGGCTCCCCGGGCGCGGACGCAGAGCACCTCGACTACGTGGAGGCACTGTTCGTCGGCTCAGCTCCGGCGGCCCCCGCCAGGCCGATGGTCGTCAGCCCCACCCGCGACAGCCGCGAGGTGGATCAGAACGCCCCGACGACCTTCCTGGCCTCGGGCACCGACACCCGCACGATGCAGGCCATGTGGTCGGACGGCTCCAACCCGCTGACCGTGGTGGTGAGCCGCGTGCGGGCCAGCGACAAGTGTTGGCTGACGATGACCGTGAGTGCGGGCTCCTAG
- a CDS encoding GtrA family protein has translation MKASSNAEVTGATARWRSIFVQLVVFACVGAAFNVLYGLLYVLLREQLAAQPANALALVLSTIAGTFGHRYVTFGVRGTDRTVQHQALGLALLAFSLAVTAGALWLLDAAVAEPSRRQELAVLIAANLGTGLVRFCAFRMAMWDQRGSMDARGTTGSDVSATRTP, from the coding sequence GTGAAGGCGTCGTCGAATGCTGAGGTCACCGGCGCGACGGCACGTTGGCGGTCGATCTTCGTACAACTGGTGGTCTTCGCCTGCGTGGGCGCTGCGTTCAACGTGCTGTACGGACTGCTCTACGTCCTCCTCCGGGAACAGCTCGCCGCGCAGCCGGCGAACGCTCTCGCGCTCGTGCTGTCGACGATCGCTGGAACGTTCGGGCATCGCTACGTCACTTTCGGGGTCCGTGGCACGGACCGAACCGTGCAGCACCAGGCGCTCGGGCTCGCCCTTCTGGCCTTCAGTCTCGCCGTGACGGCTGGCGCCCTGTGGTTGCTCGACGCCGCCGTCGCCGAGCCGTCACGTCGGCAGGAGCTGGCGGTCCTCATCGCGGCCAACCTGGGCACGGGCTTGGTGCGGTTCTGCGCATTTCGGATGGCGATGTGGGACCAGCGGGGCTCGATGGATGCACGCGGCACGACCGGGTCGGACGTCTCTGCCACCCGTACGCCCTAG
- a CDS encoding CDP-alcohol phosphatidyltransferase family protein, whose protein sequence is MTATYVAKDSPRLRAAGWALHAYTASGTAIAFLALTAAVGGEEIAALWWLFLALLIDGTDGMLARRLRVKEVIPAFDGARLDDIVDYLTYCFVPIFLLWHGGHLPEGRLGTLLAVLPLLASSYQFCRTDAKTDDHFFKGFPSYWNVLAFYVIVLGVSPGATAVLLLTCVVLVFVPIKYVYPSRTATARGLNLFLAGSWLVIYAVMLLQFPDPSVVVTALSLLYVVYYAAVSVVLTLRR, encoded by the coding sequence ATGACCGCGACGTACGTCGCCAAGGATTCGCCGCGCCTTCGCGCCGCGGGCTGGGCCCTGCACGCCTACACCGCCAGCGGCACCGCGATCGCGTTCCTCGCCCTGACAGCTGCCGTCGGCGGCGAGGAGATCGCGGCGTTGTGGTGGCTCTTCCTCGCCCTGCTGATCGACGGCACCGACGGCATGCTTGCTCGCCGGCTCCGCGTCAAGGAGGTCATCCCGGCCTTCGACGGGGCGCGGCTCGACGACATCGTCGACTACCTCACCTACTGCTTCGTGCCGATCTTCCTGCTCTGGCACGGCGGCCACCTGCCCGAAGGGCGGCTCGGCACCCTGCTCGCGGTCCTGCCGCTCCTGGCGTCCAGCTACCAGTTCTGCCGCACCGACGCCAAGACCGACGACCACTTCTTCAAGGGATTCCCGAGCTACTGGAATGTCCTGGCCTTCTACGTGATCGTGCTGGGCGTCTCCCCCGGAGCGACCGCGGTGCTGCTGCTGACCTGCGTGGTGCTGGTCTTCGTGCCCATCAAGTACGTCTACCCCTCCCGCACAGCCACCGCCCGCGGCCTCAACCTCTTCCTGGCGGGGTCGTGGCTGGTGATCTACGCCGTGATGCTGCTGCAGTTCCCCGACCCGAGCGTCGTCGTCACCGCCTTGTCGCTGCTGTACGTGGTCTACTACGCCGCAGTGAGCGTCGTGCTGACACTGAGGCGTTGA
- a CDS encoding cation:proton antiporter regulatory subunit, with translation MAFPEIDVRQRLTVSTGYGVAEIVVHAGSDMVGKKLGDSGLDERDVTVLTLHRGPQVIPNPRNKTVLEGEDRLLCFGKLEEMRSMIPDRKQKRVKRLMKKHLPPTD, from the coding sequence GTGGCCTTCCCGGAGATCGACGTACGCCAGCGGCTGACCGTCTCGACGGGCTACGGCGTGGCGGAGATCGTCGTGCACGCCGGCTCCGACATGGTCGGCAAGAAGCTCGGCGACTCCGGGCTCGACGAGCGCGACGTCACCGTGCTGACGCTGCACCGTGGTCCGCAGGTGATCCCCAACCCGCGCAACAAGACCGTGCTCGAGGGCGAGGACCGGCTGCTCTGCTTCGGCAAGCTCGAGGAGATGCGCTCGATGATCCCCGACCGCAAGCAGAAGCGGGTCAAGCGCCTGATGAAGAAGCACCTGCCGCCGACCGACTGA
- a CDS encoding ATP-dependent zinc protease: MAATPSTHDPAEDSAPATIVGWREWVSLPQAGVPWVKAKIDTGARSSSIHAFDLEVFVEDGRDWVRFSIHPWQRSDDDHTELSLPVLDTREVRSSNGQVEKRYAVALDVVLAGRTITTVMTLSNRDEMGFRMLIGREALERGYLVDSSRSYAGGRPRRAVRKKNWGK; encoded by the coding sequence GTGGCCGCGACACCGAGCACGCACGACCCCGCGGAGGACTCCGCCCCGGCGACGATCGTCGGCTGGCGCGAGTGGGTGTCGCTCCCGCAGGCCGGGGTGCCGTGGGTGAAGGCCAAGATCGACACCGGCGCACGGTCGTCCTCGATCCACGCCTTCGACCTCGAGGTGTTCGTCGAGGACGGCCGCGACTGGGTGCGCTTCTCGATCCACCCGTGGCAGAGGTCCGACGACGACCACACCGAGCTGAGCCTGCCCGTCCTCGACACCCGTGAGGTGCGCAGCAGCAACGGCCAGGTGGAGAAGAGGTACGCCGTCGCCCTCGACGTGGTGCTCGCCGGCCGCACCATCACCACCGTGATGACGCTGAGCAACCGCGACGAGATGGGCTTCCGGATGCTCATCGGCCGCGAGGCGCTCGAGCGCGGCTACCTCGTCGACTCGTCGAGGTCGTACGCCGGTGGCCGCCCGCGCCGCGCCGTGCGCAAGAAGAACTGGGGCAAGTAG
- a CDS encoding succinylglutamate desuccinylase/aspartoacylase family protein, giving the protein MARESFAIGGVRIRAGSVRALELPITRLVTGSDVTLPVRVVHGREDGPTTWINAAIHGDEVAGVEVVRQVMAGLDPKTFRGTLVAVPIVNVLGFMTGDRYLPDRRDLNRSFPGSARGSLASRIAHLFMREIVSGCEVGIDLHTGSDRRSNLPQIRADLDDESTRELAAAFGAPVMLHAKIRDGSLRHAAREQGAKVLLYEAGEPLRFDDYAVDAGVIGVRRVLAALGMTDPVDEPPVEPSLECRSSGWVRARRTGILHLDAHLGQKVSDGERLGTLFDSFGKTLRAVYANRDGIVIGRTEAPLVNSGDAVVHIAN; this is encoded by the coding sequence GTGGCGCGCGAGTCGTTCGCGATCGGCGGCGTGCGGATCCGCGCCGGATCGGTGCGTGCCCTCGAGCTGCCGATCACCCGTCTGGTCACCGGATCCGACGTGACCCTGCCGGTGCGCGTGGTGCACGGACGCGAGGACGGCCCGACCACCTGGATCAACGCTGCCATCCACGGCGACGAGGTCGCCGGTGTGGAGGTCGTGCGCCAGGTGATGGCCGGGCTCGACCCCAAGACCTTCCGCGGCACGCTCGTCGCCGTCCCGATCGTCAACGTGCTCGGCTTCATGACCGGGGACCGCTACCTCCCCGACCGTCGCGACCTCAACCGCTCCTTCCCCGGCTCCGCCCGCGGGTCGCTGGCCAGCCGGATCGCGCACCTCTTCATGCGCGAGATCGTCTCCGGCTGCGAGGTCGGCATCGACCTCCACACCGGCTCCGACCGGCGCAGCAACCTGCCGCAGATCCGCGCCGACCTCGACGACGAGAGCACCCGCGAGCTGGCCGCCGCCTTCGGCGCGCCGGTGATGCTGCACGCGAAGATCCGCGACGGTTCGCTGCGCCACGCCGCCCGCGAGCAGGGCGCCAAGGTGCTGCTCTACGAGGCGGGCGAACCCCTCCGGTTCGACGACTACGCCGTCGACGCCGGCGTGATCGGCGTACGCCGGGTGCTGGCCGCGCTCGGCATGACCGACCCGGTCGACGAGCCGCCCGTCGAGCCGAGCCTGGAGTGCCGCTCCAGCGGTTGGGTCCGCGCGCGGCGCACCGGGATCCTGCACCTCGACGCGCACCTCGGCCAGAAGGTCAGCGACGGCGAGCGGCTCGGCACCCTCTTCGACTCCTTCGGCAAGACCTTGCGCGCGGTCTACGCCAACCGCGACGGCATCGTGATCGGCCGCACCGAGGCGCCGCTGGTGAACTCCGGCGACGCGGTCGTGCACATCGCCAACTAA
- a CDS encoding cysteine desulfurase-like protein — protein sequence MSFDVASFRREFPSLRSGIAHFDNPGGTQTPTVVGEAIARTMTAPLSQRGAGTLSQRNAEAVVVGFRSAVADLLGADPRGVVHGRSATALTYDFSRTLARAWSSGDEIVLCELDHDSNVRPWVQAAERAGVTVKWLRLEPTTGELDLDSLSVIGPRTRLVALTAASNLLGTRPPVATVAARAHEVGALVYVDAVHHAAHAAPDIAAMGADLVVCSPYKFFGPHCGALVADPALLEGLEPDKLLPSTNVVPERFELGTLPYELLSGATAAIDFIASWSPVEGNRRERLVAAAAAIADHELRLRTRIEEGLASFGEHLTLHSRAADRTSTLFLTLRDREPSEAYDFLAERDVLVPAGTFYAVETFRALGLSVDSGLRIGLAAYTDDSDVDRLLAGLGDLLG from the coding sequence ATGTCCTTCGACGTCGCATCCTTCCGCCGCGAGTTCCCGTCGCTCCGATCGGGGATCGCGCACTTCGACAACCCGGGCGGAACCCAGACGCCCACCGTCGTCGGCGAGGCGATCGCCCGGACGATGACGGCTCCGTTGTCGCAGCGCGGGGCCGGGACACTGAGCCAGCGCAACGCCGAGGCCGTCGTCGTCGGCTTCCGCTCGGCCGTGGCCGACCTGCTCGGCGCCGACCCCCGCGGCGTGGTGCACGGCCGCAGCGCGACGGCACTGACGTACGACTTCTCCCGCACCCTCGCGAGGGCCTGGTCCTCCGGGGACGAGATCGTGCTGTGCGAGCTCGACCACGACTCCAACGTGCGGCCGTGGGTGCAGGCCGCCGAGCGCGCGGGCGTCACCGTGAAGTGGCTGCGGCTGGAGCCGACGACCGGCGAGCTCGACCTCGACTCCCTGTCCGTGATCGGGCCCCGGACCAGGCTCGTCGCGCTGACCGCGGCGTCCAACCTGCTCGGCACCCGGCCGCCCGTGGCCACCGTCGCCGCCCGCGCCCACGAGGTCGGCGCGCTGGTGTACGTCGACGCGGTGCACCACGCCGCGCACGCGGCTCCCGACATCGCCGCGATGGGCGCGGACCTCGTCGTGTGCTCGCCCTACAAGTTCTTCGGGCCCCACTGCGGCGCCCTCGTCGCCGACCCCGCCCTGCTCGAGGGCCTCGAGCCCGACAAGCTGCTGCCGTCGACGAACGTCGTGCCCGAGCGCTTCGAGCTCGGCACGCTGCCCTACGAGCTGCTCTCCGGTGCGACGGCGGCGATTGACTTCATCGCGTCGTGGTCACCGGTCGAGGGAAATCGTCGTGAGCGCCTGGTCGCGGCCGCCGCCGCGATCGCCGACCACGAGCTGCGGCTCCGCACCCGGATCGAGGAGGGGCTGGCGTCGTTCGGCGAGCACCTCACCCTCCATTCGCGCGCGGCCGACCGGACCTCGACGCTGTTCCTCACGCTGCGCGACCGCGAGCCCTCGGAGGCGTACGACTTCCTGGCCGAGCGTGACGTGCTCGTGCCGGCCGGCACGTTCTACGCCGTCGAGACCTTCCGCGCCCTCGGCCTGTCCGTCGACTCCGGGCTCCGCATCGGGCTCGCTGCCTACACCGACGACTCCGACGTCGACCGGCTGCTCGCGGGGCTCGGCGACCTCCTCGGCTAG
- a CDS encoding DNA polymerase IV — MPQHWVLHVDMDQFLVAVELLRRPELAGKPVVVGGRGDPTERAVVSTASYEAREHGVRSGLALKLALRRCPDAVFLPVDFPVYEEASARVMETLRAFPGATVEVLGWDEAFVGIETDDPVATAGEVRAAVLEATGLHCSVGIGDTLVRAKIATDFGKPQGTYMLTRDTWMEVMGARPTTALWGVGNRIGARLEAIGIRTVADLAAADEEGLVGAFGPSSGAHLGRLGRGGGRSRPDDTPWVARAHGRETTYQQDLATAEEVLAAITELAERVVVDCRKEGREVARVHLKVRFAPFFTFTKVRKLPAPTLEVEVIAQTAFALYLALDDTRPVRLLGVRGEMVPPEGGY, encoded by the coding sequence GTGCCACAGCACTGGGTGCTCCACGTCGACATGGACCAGTTCCTGGTCGCGGTCGAGCTGCTGCGCCGTCCCGAGCTGGCGGGGAAGCCGGTGGTGGTCGGCGGGCGGGGCGACCCGACCGAGCGCGCGGTCGTCTCGACCGCGTCCTACGAGGCCCGCGAGCACGGCGTACGCAGTGGGCTGGCGCTCAAGCTCGCGCTCCGGCGCTGCCCAGACGCGGTGTTCCTGCCGGTGGACTTCCCGGTCTACGAGGAGGCGTCGGCGCGGGTGATGGAGACGCTGCGCGCGTTCCCCGGCGCGACGGTCGAGGTGCTCGGCTGGGACGAGGCGTTCGTCGGGATCGAGACCGACGACCCGGTCGCGACGGCCGGCGAGGTGCGGGCAGCGGTCCTCGAGGCGACCGGCCTGCACTGCTCGGTCGGGATCGGTGACACCCTCGTCCGGGCGAAGATCGCCACCGACTTCGGCAAGCCGCAGGGCACCTACATGCTCACCCGCGACACCTGGATGGAGGTCATGGGCGCGCGCCCGACGACCGCGTTGTGGGGAGTCGGCAACCGGATCGGCGCCCGGCTGGAGGCCATCGGCATCCGCACCGTGGCCGACCTGGCCGCGGCCGACGAGGAGGGTCTCGTCGGTGCCTTCGGACCCTCGAGCGGCGCCCACCTCGGGCGGCTCGGTCGCGGAGGTGGACGGTCCCGGCCCGACGACACGCCCTGGGTCGCCCGCGCCCACGGACGCGAGACGACGTACCAGCAGGACCTGGCGACCGCCGAGGAGGTGCTGGCCGCGATCACCGAGCTCGCCGAGCGGGTCGTCGTCGATTGCCGCAAGGAGGGACGCGAGGTGGCGCGGGTGCACCTCAAGGTGCGGTTCGCGCCGTTCTTCACCTTCACCAAGGTCCGCAAGCTGCCCGCCCCGACCCTGGAGGTCGAGGTGATCGCGCAGACCGCCTTCGCGCTCTACCTCGCCCTCGACGACACCCGCCCCGTCCGCCTCCTCGGTGTCCGGGGAGAGATGGTGCCGCCCGAGGGCGGCTACTAG
- a CDS encoding ZIP family metal transporter, with amino-acid sequence MVEALGWGALAASSLVVGAALALVRSWSDTLVGLVLGFGAGALIASVSFELAEEGLRIGGAWPVAIGLVLGAATFYLANRAVEARSSGGGTSLALGAFLDGIPEQAVLGIGLAQGKGVSAALLVAIFVSNLPEGIGSAADMRSSGRTPVQVLRLWVVVALACALATVAGYLAADAASSEVRAAIDGFAAGALLTMLIDSMVPEAKEKAKDRAGLATVAGFALAAGLSLLS; translated from the coding sequence GTGGTCGAGGCGCTGGGGTGGGGAGCGCTGGCCGCCAGCTCGCTGGTGGTCGGCGCCGCCCTGGCCCTCGTCCGCTCGTGGTCGGACACCCTCGTCGGGCTGGTCCTCGGCTTCGGGGCGGGTGCGCTGATCGCGAGCGTGTCGTTCGAGCTCGCCGAGGAGGGCCTGCGGATCGGTGGGGCCTGGCCGGTCGCGATCGGCCTGGTGCTCGGCGCCGCGACGTTCTACCTCGCGAACCGGGCGGTCGAGGCGCGCTCGTCCGGAGGAGGTACGTCGCTCGCGCTGGGCGCGTTCCTCGACGGGATCCCCGAGCAGGCGGTGCTCGGCATCGGCCTGGCGCAGGGGAAGGGAGTGAGCGCGGCGCTGCTCGTCGCGATCTTCGTGTCGAACCTCCCCGAGGGGATCGGCTCGGCCGCCGACATGCGCTCGTCGGGACGTACGCCGGTGCAGGTGCTGCGGCTCTGGGTGGTCGTCGCCCTCGCGTGCGCGCTCGCGACGGTGGCCGGCTACCTGGCGGCCGATGCCGCGTCGAGCGAGGTGCGCGCAGCGATCGACGGCTTCGCCGCCGGTGCGCTGCTGACGATGCTCATCGACTCGATGGTGCCGGAGGCGAAGGAGAAGGCGAAGGACCGCGCCGGCCTCGCCACGGTCGCCGGCTTCGCGCTCGCGGCCGGGCTCTCGCTGCTCTCCTAG